The following proteins come from a genomic window of Euleptes europaea isolate rEulEur1 unplaced genomic scaffold, rEulEur1.hap1 H_4, whole genome shotgun sequence:
- the LOC130493003 gene encoding olfactory receptor 6B1-like, translating into MINAMPTRERRNQTDLTKFILLGFNDAPELQIFFFVIFLLIYTVTIAGNLLIVVLIACNQHLHTPMYFFLGNLSCLETFYSTTILPRMITAFLTGDRTIPLWACFLQYYFFGSLVGSECYLLAAMSYDRFLAICKPLRYSVFMNNTLCVQLMMTSCISCFLLNSVTTYLMSRLSFCGPHVLDHFFCDFTPVIMLACEDTQRMEFMAFFLSSLIAFVPFLLTLISYSLIIATILQIPSTTGRQKAFSTCSSHLTVVTVFYGTLVIVYMFPKSDTLKDLNKVFSVFYTVLTPIVNPIVYCLRNREVKEALNKLTSQLCNFFRETWILS; encoded by the coding sequence ATGATAAATGCAATGCCAACCCGAGAAAGGAGGAACCAAACAGATCTCACAAAATTTATCCTCTTGGGATTCAATGATGCGCCTGAATTACAGATATTCTTCTTTGTGATCTTTCTCCTGATCTACACAGTGACGATAGCTGGGAACCTTCTCATAGTGGTGCTTATTGCATGCAATCAGCATCTTCacacccccatgtacttcttcctgggGAATCTTTCATGCCTGGAAACCTTCTACAGCACCACCATTCTACCCAGGATGATCACGGCCTTCTTGACGGGCGACAGAACCATTCCTCTTTGGGCCTGCTTTTTACAATATTATTTCTTTGGCTCTCTAGTGGGTTCAGAGTGTTATCTACTGGCTGCCATGTCTTATGATCGTTTTTTAGCCATTTGCAAGCCACTTCGCTATTCAGTCTTCATGAATAATACACTTTGCGTCCAGCTCATGATGACCTCGTGTATAAGCTGTTTTCTACTTAACTCCGTAACGACGTATTTGATGTCTCGGTTATCATTCTGTGGCCCTCATGTACTTGACCATTTCTTTTGTGATTTCACCCCAGTGATAATGCTTGCTTGTGAAGACACCCAGAGGATGGAATTCATGgctttcttcctctcttccctGATAGCTTTTGTTCCATTTCTTTTGACCCTAATTTCGTACAGTTTGATCATCGCCACTATTCTGCAAATTCCCTCCACCACTGGTCGACAGAAGGCCTTTTCCACATGTTCCTCCCACCTTACCGTAGTTACAGTTTTCTATGGGACCCTTGTCATTGTCTACATGTTTCCCAAAAGTGACACACTGAAAGACCTCAACAAAGTATTCTCTGTGTTTTACACGGTTTTAACTCCCATTGTCAATCCCATTGTTTACTGTTTGAGAAACAGAGAAGTAAAAGAGGCTTTGAATAAGCTTACCAGTCAATTGTGTAATTTTTTTAGGGAGACATGGATCCTGTCATAG